In a genomic window of Polycladomyces abyssicola:
- a CDS encoding STAS domain-containing protein produces MNVSIKERQDSDRITTLEVTGEIDAFTAPQLKEKLMPLCQDSRVVYLDLSQVDYIDSTGLGVLIGAYKSLRAASGRLVITGVSPRLERLFRITGLNEIIEIEGTQEDE; encoded by the coding sequence ATGAACGTATCCATCAAGGAACGGCAGGATTCTGACAGGATAACGACATTGGAAGTCACAGGCGAGATAGATGCCTTCACGGCTCCCCAATTGAAAGAAAAACTGATGCCGCTTTGTCAGGACAGCCGTGTGGTGTATCTGGACTTATCGCAAGTGGATTACATCGACAGTACGGGATTGGGTGTCCTGATCGGTGCATACAAGTCCTTGCGGGCTGCGTCGGGACGTCTCGTTATCACGGGGGTCAGTCCGCGTTTGGAACGGTTGTTCCGGATCACCGGCTTGAATGAGATCATCGAGATTGAAGGTACGCAGGAGGACGAATGA
- the rsbW gene encoding anti-sigma B factor RsbW, with amino-acid sequence MKDQPRDLIELTIPAKADYVGVVRLAISGIATRMGFSYDDIEDLKLAVAEACTNAVHHAYRGEGGEISICCNLYVDRLEIEIIDQGYSFDVSAVEAKTGPINGRIPYHALRERGLGLYLMKSLMDRVEIKGDNGVVVTLTKYIRRDEVEADVDSPTETRSH; translated from the coding sequence ATGAAAGATCAACCGAGGGACCTGATCGAGCTGACCATTCCCGCCAAAGCTGATTACGTGGGCGTAGTGCGCTTGGCTATTTCCGGAATCGCCACCCGTATGGGTTTCTCATATGACGACATTGAAGATTTGAAACTGGCGGTGGCGGAAGCGTGCACCAATGCAGTCCATCACGCATATCGAGGAGAAGGCGGAGAAATCTCCATCTGTTGCAATCTGTACGTCGACCGACTGGAAATCGAAATCATCGATCAAGGGTACAGCTTTGACGTATCGGCCGTCGAAGCCAAAACAGGTCCGATCAACGGGCGGATTCCCTATCATGCCTTGCGCGAGCGAGGTTTGGGTCTCTATTTGATGAAGTCGCTGATGGATCGCGTAGAGATCAAAGGCGACAACGGTGTGGTGGTGACGTTGACGAAGTACATCAGGAGGGACGAGGTGGAGGCAGATGTCGACTCGCCCACAGAAACCCGATCTCACTGA
- the sigB gene encoding RNA polymerase sigma factor SigB, with protein sequence MSTRPQKPDLTDAEVLEKIRQYQESGDSAIQEELISHYTELVETLASKFARGSEPYEDLVQVGMIGLLAALKRYDPAYGRSFEGFAVPTIVGEIKRYIRDKTWSVHVPRRIKELGPRIKKAVEELTSKLHRSPQIEEIAQYLNVTPEEVLETMEMGRSYNAVSVDTPIEASSDGSQVTLLDIVGDEDEGYEHVDQRMLLEKALQVLTEREREIIRMTFYENMSQKQAGERLGISQMHVSRLQRRALRKLRETLRLEPSECM encoded by the coding sequence ATGTCGACTCGCCCACAGAAACCCGATCTCACTGACGCAGAGGTATTGGAGAAGATTCGTCAGTACCAGGAGAGCGGAGACAGTGCCATTCAGGAAGAACTGATCTCGCATTACACCGAACTGGTGGAAACTTTGGCGTCCAAATTCGCCCGGGGCAGTGAACCTTACGAAGACCTCGTACAAGTGGGGATGATCGGTCTCCTGGCTGCATTGAAGCGGTATGATCCCGCCTATGGCCGGAGTTTCGAGGGATTTGCCGTGCCCACGATCGTCGGAGAAATCAAACGGTACATCCGTGACAAAACGTGGAGCGTACATGTGCCACGTCGCATCAAAGAGCTGGGACCACGCATCAAAAAAGCAGTAGAAGAACTGACTTCGAAACTGCACCGATCTCCGCAGATCGAAGAGATCGCCCAATACCTCAACGTGACGCCCGAGGAAGTGTTGGAAACGATGGAGATGGGTCGCAGTTACAACGCCGTTTCCGTCGACACTCCGATCGAGGCGAGCAGTGATGGTTCACAGGTGACGCTGTTGGACATCGTGGGAGATGAAGATGAAGGTTATGAGCATGTGGACCAGCGGATGCTGCTGGAAAAAGCGTTGCAGGTATTGACTGAGCGTGAACGGGAAATCATCCGTATGACGTTTTATGAAAATATGAGCCAGAAACAGGCTGGAGAACGACTTGGCATTTCCCAGATGCACGTATCCCGTCTTCAGCGGCGAGCCTTGCGAAAACTAAGGGAAACGCTGAGGCTGGAGCCCTCGGAATGCATGTGA
- a CDS encoding PP2C family protein-serine/threonine phosphatase, whose product MDEHLKRQYEELLCSYSREKREDHLYAAQQLSKWMMEQRIPPEEIISMHAAAVKKMLPDVPPVVVDMFDLLIEIMIGYGIAYKEHETLIDRQRELEYEIEVAVGMQQTLLPRSTPQLPGTEIGAVSMAANKMSGDYYNFVDHGEGKVGIALSDIIGKGIPAALCMSMIKYAMDVLVHNPPGPAEVLRNLNAVVERNVDPSMFITMVYGVYDSINHTFRYATAGHEPGLLYRAEEGTFHDLKSRGLVLGVSRETTYQEFQVQLKPGDAIILFSDGVTECRVEEDFLGRKRFKEIILKYLDKPAQEAVESIFQHIYELANYKLKDDQTILLIRPKPSDG is encoded by the coding sequence ATGGATGAGCATTTGAAACGCCAATATGAGGAATTGCTTTGTTCCTATTCGCGGGAGAAGCGAGAGGACCATCTCTACGCTGCCCAACAGTTGAGCAAGTGGATGATGGAGCAGCGCATTCCCCCGGAGGAGATCATCAGTATGCACGCCGCCGCCGTGAAAAAGATGCTTCCCGATGTCCCGCCCGTCGTAGTAGACATGTTCGATCTTTTGATCGAGATCATGATCGGTTACGGCATCGCATATAAAGAGCATGAAACACTGATTGACCGCCAACGGGAACTGGAGTATGAGATCGAAGTGGCCGTCGGCATGCAGCAAACCTTGCTCCCCCGTTCCACTCCCCAGTTGCCGGGTACGGAAATCGGCGCCGTCAGTATGGCGGCCAATAAAATGAGCGGTGACTACTACAACTTCGTCGATCATGGGGAAGGGAAAGTCGGAATTGCCCTTTCCGACATCATCGGTAAAGGGATTCCCGCAGCCTTATGCATGTCGATGATCAAATATGCCATGGATGTGTTGGTCCACAATCCGCCAGGTCCGGCAGAAGTGTTGCGCAATCTGAATGCGGTGGTGGAACGCAACGTCGACCCCAGTATGTTTATTACCATGGTATACGGGGTGTACGATTCAATAAACCACACGTTCCGCTATGCCACAGCAGGTCATGAGCCCGGATTGCTTTATCGGGCGGAAGAAGGAACGTTTCACGATCTGAAATCCCGTGGGCTTGTTCTGGGAGTGTCACGGGAAACCACTTATCAGGAGTTTCAGGTCCAGTTGAAACCCGGCGATGCCATCATACTGTTTTCTGATGGGGTGACGGAATGTCGGGTTGAGGAAGATTTTTTAGGGAGAAAACGATTTAAAGAAATAATTTTAAAATATCTGGACAAGCCGGCTCAAGAAGCAGTGGAATCGATTTTTCAGCATATATACGAATTGGCTAATTACAAGCTGAAGGACGACCAGACCATCCTATTAATCCGCCCGAAACCTTCAGATGGATAA
- a CDS encoding DUF5132 domain-containing protein: protein MIWKSMDKWIVGTALILAVPAILPIAKQVCQPIRQRGTYAWIRMKEEMEDFIAEAQFERMKKRLDRELDMLP from the coding sequence ATGATATGGAAATCAATGGATAAATGGATTGTCGGAACGGCTTTGATCCTGGCCGTTCCGGCGATTCTCCCCATTGCAAAGCAAGTGTGTCAGCCCATACGGCAACGGGGAACCTATGCATGGATCAGGATGAAGGAAGAGATGGAAGATTTTATAGCGGAAGCTCAGTTTGAGCGTATGAAAAAACGGTTGGACCGGGAACTGGATATGCTTCCGTAA
- a CDS encoding Tex family protein, which produces MQVQEMFRLIAEELGIQVKQVQAGVELMEEGNTIPFIARYRKERTGELDEEQLRAIADRYQYLVQLNQRKEEVIRLIDEQGKLTDELKERILRAVKLQEVEDLYRPFRPKRKTRASVAKERGLEPLAEAMLQAKNEAEVTALAPQFVNEEKEVKTPEEALAGAMDIIAEALSDDAEVRKWVREYTWKHGVLVSSAKDPDVRSVYEMYYDYREPVHKMPSHRILAVNRGEREEILRVQVEVEDGPILERLYRWFSVPPHAYLRQAAEDAYKRLIAPSIEREIRSAMTEKAEEQAIHIFSENLRHLLLQPPVRGKTVLGVDPAYRTGCKLAVVDDTGKLLHVGVVYPTPPQNKVAEAKATVKRIVEDYGVDLIAIGNGTASRETEAFVAELIREMDRELYYVIVNEAGASVYSASKLAREEFPDLDAAQRSAVSIARRLQDPLAELVKIEPKAVGVGQYQHDVSQKRLAESLTAVVESAVNHVGVDVNTASVSLLQYVSGISASVAKNIVKRREEQGRYRNREELKEVPRLGAKTFEQCIGFLRIPDGENPLDRTPIHPESYPVVERLLAALDSQPEEIGTESLNQKLRQVDVEAMAERLDCGVPTLRDIISALLRPGRDPRDELPAPIFRSDVLKPEDLKPGMQLKGTVRNVVDFGVFVDIGLKNDGLVHISKMSERYVRHPMDLVSVGDIVDVWVLKVDLERERVGLSMIPVSAEETE; this is translated from the coding sequence ATGCAGGTTCAAGAGATGTTCCGTCTGATTGCCGAAGAGTTGGGCATTCAGGTCAAACAAGTGCAGGCCGGTGTCGAGTTGATGGAGGAAGGAAACACCATCCCCTTTATCGCCCGTTACCGGAAAGAGCGGACAGGTGAGTTGGACGAGGAACAGTTGCGTGCGATCGCAGATCGTTATCAATATCTCGTCCAGTTGAATCAGCGAAAAGAAGAAGTCATCCGGCTGATCGACGAACAGGGCAAGTTGACGGACGAATTGAAAGAGCGTATTCTGCGGGCGGTTAAATTGCAGGAAGTGGAAGATTTGTATCGACCGTTCCGCCCCAAACGGAAAACTCGTGCCTCTGTGGCAAAAGAGCGCGGTTTGGAACCATTGGCCGAGGCAATGCTGCAGGCGAAAAATGAAGCGGAAGTGACCGCTTTGGCCCCGCAGTTTGTCAATGAGGAAAAAGAGGTGAAAACGCCGGAAGAGGCGCTGGCCGGGGCGATGGACATCATCGCCGAAGCGTTGTCCGATGACGCCGAGGTACGCAAATGGGTGCGGGAGTACACCTGGAAACACGGGGTGCTGGTCTCCTCGGCCAAAGATCCGGACGTGCGCAGCGTCTATGAAATGTATTACGATTATCGTGAACCTGTACATAAAATGCCCTCCCACCGCATTTTGGCAGTGAACCGCGGTGAACGCGAGGAAATCCTACGCGTGCAGGTGGAAGTGGAAGATGGCCCGATTTTGGAACGGTTGTACCGGTGGTTTTCCGTTCCGCCGCACGCCTATCTGCGTCAGGCGGCAGAAGATGCATACAAACGGCTGATCGCCCCGTCGATCGAGCGTGAAATTCGTTCGGCCATGACGGAAAAAGCAGAGGAACAGGCGATTCATATCTTTTCGGAAAACCTGCGACATCTGTTGTTGCAACCGCCGGTACGCGGCAAAACCGTACTGGGTGTTGATCCTGCTTACCGTACGGGTTGTAAGCTGGCCGTGGTGGACGATACAGGAAAATTGCTCCATGTCGGCGTGGTCTACCCCACCCCGCCGCAGAACAAAGTGGCGGAAGCCAAAGCCACCGTCAAGAGAATCGTGGAAGATTACGGCGTTGATTTGATCGCGATCGGAAACGGGACGGCATCGAGGGAAACGGAAGCGTTTGTCGCGGAGCTGATCCGTGAGATGGATCGGGAATTGTACTACGTGATCGTCAATGAAGCGGGAGCCAGCGTCTATTCCGCATCCAAACTGGCTCGAGAGGAATTTCCCGACCTGGACGCGGCACAGCGGAGCGCTGTTTCGATCGCCCGCCGTCTGCAAGACCCGTTGGCGGAATTGGTGAAAATCGAACCCAAAGCCGTCGGTGTGGGGCAGTACCAGCACGATGTATCGCAAAAACGGTTGGCGGAAAGCCTGACTGCCGTAGTGGAATCGGCAGTGAACCACGTGGGGGTGGACGTCAACACCGCATCTGTTTCCCTGTTGCAGTATGTATCAGGCATCAGTGCATCAGTGGCCAAAAACATCGTGAAAAGGCGCGAAGAACAAGGGCGGTACCGCAACCGGGAAGAATTGAAGGAAGTTCCCCGTCTGGGAGCCAAAACATTTGAGCAGTGTATCGGCTTTTTGCGCATTCCCGATGGCGAGAACCCGTTGGACCGAACGCCCATCCACCCCGAATCGTATCCGGTGGTGGAACGTCTGTTGGCGGCGTTGGACAGCCAACCGGAAGAGATCGGAACCGAATCGCTCAACCAAAAGTTGCGACAGGTCGATGTCGAAGCGATGGCCGAACGTCTGGATTGCGGCGTGCCTACCCTGCGGGACATCATCTCCGCATTGCTCCGGCCCGGACGGGACCCGCGTGACGAACTGCCGGCCCCGATTTTCCGCTCCGACGTGTTGAAGCCGGAAGATTTGAAACCGGGGATGCAACTGAAAGGAACCGTACGCAATGTGGTCGATTTCGGCGTTTTCGTGGATATTGGTTTGAAAAATGACGGGTTGGTGCACATCTCCAAAATGAGTGAACGGTATGTACGCCATCCGATGGACCTCGTCTCAGTAGGGGACATTGTGGACGTTTGGGTTCTGAAGGTGGATTTGGAACGGGAACGCGTCGGTCTCAGCATGATCCCCGTATCGGCAGAGGAAACGGAGTAA